The following nucleotide sequence is from uncultured Roseateles sp..
AAGCTCGCTTTTCTGGGCCTGGGCACGACACCGATACGCGCGCGGCGCACCGAGGCCCTGTTCGAGAGCACGCCGTTCACGACGATGCAGCTGGGCGCGCTGATGGACTCGCTGCTGGACGAGCTGCAGCCCCTGGCCGATCTGACGAACTCGGCCGCCACCAAGCGGCACCTGGCCGGCGTGCTGACCCGGCGCCTGCTGGCCAGCGCCCTGGCCGTCTGAACGAACCGCGAGAAGCAATCATGGACGACAAGCGAACCATCCATCTCAGCGTCAACGGCGAGAGCCGCCACTGCGCGGTGGCGCCGCGCCAGCACCTGGTGGACTTTCTGCGCGAGGACCTGGGCCTGACCGGCTCGCACCTGGGCTGCGAGCATGGCGTCTGCGGTGCCTGCACCGTCAAGCTGGACGGCCAGGTCGTGCGCGGCTGCCTGGTGCTGGCCGTGCAGGCCGACGGCCGGGCGGTCGAGACCGTCGAGGGGTTGACCGAGGGCGGCACGGTGCGCGATCTGCAGGACGCCTTCGTCGCCCGCAACGCGCTGCAATGCGGCTACTGCACCTCGGGCATGCTGATGGCCGCCGCCGAGCTGCTGGAGACCCAGCCCAACGCCACCCGCGAACAAGTGCGCGCCTGGATCTCCGGCAACTACTGCCGCTGCACCGGCTACCAGGCCATGGTCGATGCGATCTGCGACGTGCTGGCCAGCCGCCGTGCCGCAGGAGTGCCCGCATGAACGCCCCGGAAAAGCACCCACCCGAGCTGCGGCCCATCACCGACGATCCGCGCTACATCGGCGCAGCCGTCAGCCGGCCCGGCGCACGCCGCCTGGTCGAGGGACGCGGCACCTATGTCGATGACATCAAGCTGCCGCGCATGGCCCATGTCGTCTACTGGCGTTCGCCGGTGGCGCATTGCCGCATCGTCGCCATCCAGCGCGACTACGCCCGGCTGATGCCCGGCGTGCTGGCCATCTTCGACGGTGCCGATGTGGCGACGATCTGCAAGCCCTGGGTCGCCACCCTGGGCCATCTGGCCGGCATGAAGTCGGCGCCGCAATACCCGCTGGCGATGGAGCGCGCCTGCTGGCAGGGCGAGCCGGTGGTGGCGGTGGTGGCCGAGACCCGCGCCCAGGCCGAGGATGCGCTGCAATACCTGCAGGTCGAGTGGGAGGCACTGCCCGCCACCACCGAGATGGAAACGGCGCTGGCCGCTGGCACGCCCGTCATCCACCCCGAGCTGGGCGACAACCTCTGCTTCACGCGCAGCCTGGACACCGGCGGCGTGGACGCCGCCTTCGCCGCCGCCGACGTGGTGGCCGAGGCCACCTTCCACTTCGGCCGCCACACCGGCGTGACCCTGGAGCCGCGCTGCCAGATCGCCGACTGGAACCCCGGCGAGCAGCGCCTGACCGTCTACCACTCGCAGCAGGCGCCGCACATGATGCAGGACCTGTACGCCCGCCAGTTCGGTCTGGCCGAGTCGGCGGTGCGGGTGATCTGCAAGGACGTCGGCGGCTCCTTCGGCATCAAGGTCCATGCCTATCCGGACGATTTCGCCACGGTGGCCGTGGCCATGCTGCTGAAGCGCCCGATCAAGTTCGTCGCCGACCGGCTGGAATCCTTCACCAGCGACATCCACGCCCGCGAACACCGCATCCATGGCCGCATCGCCGCCAGCAAGGCCGGCGACATCCTGGCCTTCGAGATCGACGATCTGACCGGCATAGGCCCCTACTCGATGTTCCCGCGCACCAGCGCGATCGAGGGCAACCAGGTCGTCAACCTGACCGGCGGGCCCTACAGGCACCAGCAGTACCGGGCCAAGCTCGACGTGGTGTTCCTGAACAAGCCGCCGACCTGCCAGTACCGCGGCGTCGGCCACCCGATTGCCTGCGCGGTGACCGAGGGCCTGGTCGATCTGGCCGCCGCCCAGCTGGGCATGGATGCGCTGGCCTTCCGCCAGCGCAATGTCATTCCCGACGATGCCTACCCGACCGCCGGCGCCTCGGGCATCAAGCTCGAGGTGCTTTCACACGAAGAGTGCCTGCGCAAGATGGAGGCGCTGATCGATTACCCGGCGCTGCTGGCCGAGCAGGCGGCGCTGCGCGACAAGGGCGTCTACCGCGGCATCGGCTTTGCGGCCTTGATCGAGTTGACCAACCCCGGAGCGGCCTTCTACGGGGTCGGCGGCGCGCGCATTGCCGCGCAGGATGGCGCCACGATACGGCTGGAGCCCACCGGCGCGATCACCGTGCTGTGCAGCGTCGGCGAGCAGGGCCAGGGGGCCGAGGGCATCTTCGCGCAGATCGCGGCCGATGCCGTGGGCGTGGCGATGGATAAAGTCCGCGTCGTCACCGGCGACACCGACGTCACCCCCTACGGCGGCGGCACCTGGGCCTCGCGTGGCGCGGGCATTGGCGGCGAGGCGGTGCTGCAGGCCGGCCTGGCGCTGCAGGCCAATATCGTCAAGGTCGCGGCCGTGATACTGAACCGCGAGGTCGGCGAACTGGCCGTGCGGCGCGACGAGATCATCGAACAGGCGACCGGCGCCGCACTGCTGCCGCTGGCCGAGCTGGGCCGCGTCGCCTACTTCAGGCCCGACACCCTGCCGCCCGGCTTCACGCCCGAGCTGATGGTGACGCGCCACTACGCCCAGCGCGACTACCCCTTCATCTTCACCAACGGCGTGCAGGTGTCCTACGTCGAGGTCGACATCGAGACCGGCTTCGTCAAGCTGTTGAAACATTGGGCAGTGGAGGACTGCGGCCGCGTCATCAACCCGATGCTGGTCGACGAGCAGATGCGCGGCGCCATCGTCCAGGGCATAGGCGGGGCGCTGTTCGAGGAGTGCCTGTACGACGCCAGCGGCCAGCTGCTCAACGGCAGCATGGCCGACTACCTGGTGCCGATGTCCGGCGAGATGCCCGACATCGTCGTCGCCCACGTGCAAACGCCCACCGCCAGCTCCAAGCTCGGCGCCAAGGGCGCCGGCGAAGCCGGCACGGCCGGTGCACCGGCGGCGGTGATGAATGCGATCAACAACGCCTTGCAGCCTTTCAAGACCGCGGTGTTCTCGCAGCCGTTCACGCCGGAGAAGATTCTGCGGGCGCTGGGCAAGGTGACCTGAGGGGCGGACGGCATCGAGCGGCACAGGGCTGCAGCGGCGCCGGCCCAGCGGCGATACTCTCCCCACCGGCATTCCGGTGTGGAGGGCAGTTCCGATGGGCGTGGCCAGCAACTTCTTCGCGACTCGATCAGCAGGCTTGGGGCCGGCATGACCGAGCCCGAACGCGTCCTGAACTGGCGGGGGCCGCCCGAGCCGCTGGCCGCCGAGTCGGCCCTGCACCGCCTCGATCCGGCGCTGCTGGCGCTGACCCTGGAGCACATCAGCACCCGCGTGGCGGTGATCAACCGAGAGTACCGCTACACCTATCTGAACCGCGAGGCGCTGAAGTTCATGGGCCTGCCGGCCGGGCAGGTGGTCGGCAAACACATGTCCGAGGTGCTGGATGCGGCGCTGTACCAGAGCTTCGTGCCGCTGCTGGAGCGCGTGTTCGGCGGCGAGACCCTGCATATCGAGGGCTGGGTCGACTACCAGCGACAGGGCCGGCGCTTTCGCGAGCAGACGTTGTTCCCGTTCACCGCCGCTGATGGCAGCATTCCGGCCGTCATCGTCTGCGGGCTGGACCATACCGAGCAGCGCCTGAACGAGCAGCTGTGGCAGACCAGCGAGGCGCTGAAGTCGGAGCAGATCGCCCGCCAGCGCGATGCGCTGCGCCAGAGCGAGAAGCTCAGTGCCATGGGCAGCCTGCTGGCCGGCGTGGCGCACGAGCTGAACAACCCGCTGGCCATCGTGATGGGCCGCGCCAGCCTGCTCGAGGAGCGGCTGCAGGACCGGGGCGCCGATGCCCAGACCTGCGCCGACCTGCAGCGCATCCGCGAGGCCGCCGAGCGCTGCGGCCGCATCGTCCGCACCTTTCTGAACATGGCGCGCAGCCGCCCGACCCAGCGCAGCACCGTGCATCTGCATGAGCTGGTGCAGGCCGCGGCCGACATGCTGGCCTACAGCTACCGCAGCCACGGCATCAACCTGGATCTGGCCCTGGCGCCCGACCTGCCCAGCCTGCAGGCCGACGGTGACCAGCTCGGTCAGGTGGTGCTGAACCTGATGGTCAATGCCCAGCAGGCCTTGACCGCCCACGAGGGCGAACGCCGCGTGCGGGTCAGCACCGGCCTGCGGCCCGCGGTCGATGAAGAGACGCCGGCCCAGCTCTGGCTGCGCATCGCCGACACCGGTCCCGGCATAGCCGCCGCCGCCCGCGCCAAGCTGTTCGAGCCCTTCTTCACCACCAAGGCCGAAGGCAACGGCACCGGCCTGGGCCTGTCGCTGTCGCGCTCGCTGGCCCGCGAGCATGGCGGCGAGCTGGCGCTGGAGCCCGCCGATCTGGCCGGCGGCGCCTCGTTTGTGCTGACGCTGCCCTTGCCGCCGCGGCAATGACGGCGGCCCGCCGCCCTCCCGCTCAGTCGTGAACTTCTGCGTGGCTGGCATCGGTGGCCGGCAGCACGCGCGGAAACTCGATCTCGTAGCGCAGCAGCGGGCCTTCCGTCAGGCAGCGCAACTCGCCTTGAAGCATGGCGTCCACCAGGTGGCGCACGACCTGCTGTTGCAGGGTCAGGCTGGGGCTTGCGGCATGGGGCAGGATCAGGCTCAGCAAGGCCTGATCGCCCTGGCGGCTCAGCTCCAGCCTCACCTCGGCGCCCCGCTGCAGGCTGTTGGCGCTGACCGGCAGCAGGTTCTCGAGCAGTTGGTTGAGCACCTCCTCCAGGGTGGCTGCGCGGCCCTCGCAGGGCAGGCTTGCCGGCAGCTGCAGGCTCAGCCGCACGCCCTGAGCCTGCAGCCGCGAGGCATAGGCGCGCAGGCACTTGCGCAGCAGCTGGGCCAGGTCCTGCATCCGCGCATCGCTCGCGTCCTGCGGTGCCGCCAGACCGGCCACCGCCTTGAAGCGGTCGCTCAACTCGGCACTGCGGTCCAGCTCGGCCTCCAGCGTCGCACAGTCCTGACCCAGGGCCTGCACCGCGCCCTGCAGCGACGAGCGTGAAGCGCGTTCGGCATGCAACTGCTCGCGCAGGGCCTGCGCCTGCCGCTGCAGCCCGAGCACGGCCTGCCGGGCGCCTTGCGCAGGCTGGGCCAGCGCCTCGGCCAGGCTGCGCATCAGTTGCCCCAGCGAGGCGATCTTCTCCTGCCGCAGGTAGCGCTCGACCGCGTCACCGAGCTCGGCGCTGCGCTGCTCGATCAGGTCCTCCAACCGCTCATGGGCCTGGTGCAACTCGGCCTCGGCGCGGTGGCGCTGAGCCATCTCGCGGTCCAGCTGCAGTATCAGTTCGGCCAGCGCCTCGTTGCGCTGGGCCAGCGCCTGGCCCAGTGCCGCGCCGCGCCGGCCCAGCACCTCGTTCTTGGCCTGCAGGCGGGCCATGCGCTGCTGCTCATCCAGGTCATTGAAAAACCATTCGCTGTGCTCGATGCGGCGCCGGCGCTCCAGATCATGCAGCCGCTTGGCCGCGGCGAGGGCGATGTCGGGGCGGCCGCAGGCCTCGGCCACATGCCAGAGCTGCAGCGCCAGCGCACGCAACTCGCTCTGGCTGGCCTGCGGCTGCCCGGCAAGATCGGCCAGCGCCTGCTGCAGCAGATCCAGCGCCAGCGCGCCATCGCCCTGCATGGCCTTCACCAGGGCCTCGGGCGTGCGGCCATGCTGCAGCACCACCTCGGGCAGGGCATGGTCACGGCGCAGCGCCTGCATGGCCTGCCAATGGGCCATCGCCGGCCCATGCTGGCCGGCGCGGTACTTCCACTTCAGCAGACTGGCATGGGCGGCGAATTCGATCTGCGGGTGCTCACCGCCCTGCACCAGCTGCAGCCCGCGCTCGGCACTGGCAATCGCCCTCGCGCAGGCGCCGTCCAGCCGCCCCTCCAGCGCGGCATAGGCGCTGGCGATATGGGCCAGCACGATGAACTGGCTGGTGGCGTCGGGCGCCTGCGGCAGCTGCAGGCGCTCGGCCAGCTGCTCCTCGCCGACCTGGATCAGCTCGGCATAGCGCTCGGCATGGAACAGCAGGGTGCAGAAGAAGGGCAGCATGAATTGCGCGTCGGCATGGTGCTGCTGCTGCTCGAACAGCTGTTGCGCGCGGCGCGCCTGCTGCAGCGCACTGCCGTAGCGGCGCTGCCGGCGCATCACCACCGCCTGGGTCAGCAGCGCGGCGGCCTCGGCCGCGGCATCGCCGTCGCGCTCGGCCCAGGTCAGCAGATCGCTGGCCCGCAGCAGCAGCTCGGGGCCCGGCGCATCGACCGCGCGCAGATGCAGCTCGCAGATCGCCAGCCGCTGCAGCCAATAGCCGTCGCCCTGTGCCTGCGCGCGCAGGGTCGCCGCCAGCTGCTCGGCGCCGGCCAGCTGCAGCGCGGCGATGCTGGCACGCATGCGGCGCAGGCCGTTGCTGAGGTCTGCCTGCTGCCCGACCGGCAGCGCCGACAAGGCCGAGCTCGGGTCAGCGGCCATCGGCGAGCGCCTCGTCGGGGGCGGTGGCATGGCGCGGAAAGCGCAGCACGAAGCGAGCACCGCCGCCCTCACCGGCCTGCAGGCCAAGCTCACCGCCCAGCCGCTGCCGCGCCAGCTGATGGGCCAGATGCAGGCCCAGGCCCGAACCGCCCTGACCGAAGCGGGTGGTGAAGAAGGGCTCGAAAACGCGCTCGCGATGCGCGGCGACCAGGCCGCAGCCATCGTCGGCGACGCTGAGCTCGAGCTGCTGCGCCCGCTCGAGCAGCTCCAACCTGACATGGCCACCCGGCCGCTCGTGCAAGCCATGGCGCAGGGCATTGTCCAGCAACGTGGCCAGCACCTGGGCGAAGGCCTGGGCGTCGCCGCTGCAGGCGCAGGTGGCCGGCGCCTCAAGGCTCAGCGTGGCCTCCATCTGCAGGGCCAGGTCTTGATGCTCCTGCAGCACGCGGGCGGCCCAGAGGC
It contains:
- a CDS encoding 2Fe-2S iron-sulfur cluster-binding protein, encoding MDDKRTIHLSVNGESRHCAVAPRQHLVDFLREDLGLTGSHLGCEHGVCGACTVKLDGQVVRGCLVLAVQADGRAVETVEGLTEGGTVRDLQDAFVARNALQCGYCTSGMLMAAAELLETQPNATREQVRAWISGNYCRCTGYQAMVDAICDVLASRRAAGVPA
- a CDS encoding xanthine dehydrogenase family protein molybdopterin-binding subunit encodes the protein MNAPEKHPPELRPITDDPRYIGAAVSRPGARRLVEGRGTYVDDIKLPRMAHVVYWRSPVAHCRIVAIQRDYARLMPGVLAIFDGADVATICKPWVATLGHLAGMKSAPQYPLAMERACWQGEPVVAVVAETRAQAEDALQYLQVEWEALPATTEMETALAAGTPVIHPELGDNLCFTRSLDTGGVDAAFAAADVVAEATFHFGRHTGVTLEPRCQIADWNPGEQRLTVYHSQQAPHMMQDLYARQFGLAESAVRVICKDVGGSFGIKVHAYPDDFATVAVAMLLKRPIKFVADRLESFTSDIHAREHRIHGRIAASKAGDILAFEIDDLTGIGPYSMFPRTSAIEGNQVVNLTGGPYRHQQYRAKLDVVFLNKPPTCQYRGVGHPIACAVTEGLVDLAAAQLGMDALAFRQRNVIPDDAYPTAGASGIKLEVLSHEECLRKMEALIDYPALLAEQAALRDKGVYRGIGFAALIELTNPGAAFYGVGGARIAAQDGATIRLEPTGAITVLCSVGEQGQGAEGIFAQIAADAVGVAMDKVRVVTGDTDVTPYGGGTWASRGAGIGGEAVLQAGLALQANIVKVAAVILNREVGELAVRRDEIIEQATGAALLPLAELGRVAYFRPDTLPPGFTPELMVTRHYAQRDYPFIFTNGVQVSYVEVDIETGFVKLLKHWAVEDCGRVINPMLVDEQMRGAIVQGIGGALFEECLYDASGQLLNGSMADYLVPMSGEMPDIVVAHVQTPTASSKLGAKGAGEAGTAGAPAAVMNAINNALQPFKTAVFSQPFTPEKILRALGKVT
- a CDS encoding ATP-binding protein; translation: MTEPERVLNWRGPPEPLAAESALHRLDPALLALTLEHISTRVAVINREYRYTYLNREALKFMGLPAGQVVGKHMSEVLDAALYQSFVPLLERVFGGETLHIEGWVDYQRQGRRFREQTLFPFTAADGSIPAVIVCGLDHTEQRLNEQLWQTSEALKSEQIARQRDALRQSEKLSAMGSLLAGVAHELNNPLAIVMGRASLLEERLQDRGADAQTCADLQRIREAAERCGRIVRTFLNMARSRPTQRSTVHLHELVQAAADMLAYSYRSHGINLDLALAPDLPSLQADGDQLGQVVLNLMVNAQQALTAHEGERRVRVSTGLRPAVDEETPAQLWLRIADTGPGIAAAARAKLFEPFFTTKAEGNGTGLGLSLSRSLAREHGGELALEPADLAGGASFVLTLPLPPRQ